Proteins encoded in a region of the Eschrichtius robustus isolate mEscRob2 chromosome 16, mEscRob2.pri, whole genome shotgun sequence genome:
- the TMEM265 gene encoding transmembrane protein 265 has protein sequence MEDEEKAVESLVSNTEAACSPSPIRCCSLRLRYLAATSIICGCSCLGVVALVFAIKAEERHKAGRLEEAVHWGSRARRFILASFAVWLAVLVLGPLLLWLLSYAIAQAE, from the exons ATGGAGGACGAGGAGAAGGCAGTGGAGAGCTTGGTGAGCAACACGGAAGCTGCTTGTTCTCCATCCCCCATTCGCTGCTGCTCGCTCCGCCTCCGCTACTTGGCAGCTACTAGCATTATATGTGGCTGCTCTTGCCTGGGAGTCGTGGCCCTTGTGTTTGCCATCAAG GCGGAAGAGCGGCATAAGGCAGGCCGGTTGGAGGAGGCAGTGCACTGGGGGTCCCGGGCCCGGAGGTTCATCCTGGCCAGCTTTGCCGTCTGGCTTGCTGTCCTTGTTCTGGGCCCGCTGCTTCTATGGCTGCTCTCCTACGCCATCGCCCAGGCTGAGTGA